The proteins below are encoded in one region of Peribacillus muralis:
- a CDS encoding sigma-54-dependent transcriptional regulator — MKLHVLVIDDELAICSALTFALEDSYQVTATTDPDEGLRKIENHPFDIVLLDLRIGNKSGLDILQKIKQLAPNLAVIMMTAYSSIDTSIEAIKKGAYYYIEKPLNIEELSLLMIRATEFTQMTNQLETLHEELDKQRGSGNFLGNSRPMQRIFSMIERVKDIDSSVLITGESGTGKELVARNIHTLGRRKNKPMQIVNCAAIPEMLLESELFGYEKGAFSGATHRKDGKFVAANGGILFLDEISEMPLPLQAKLLRVLQEREVTPLGSNTKRSLDVRIISAANKNLEQMVMDGEFREDLFFRLNVIPISVPPLRERKEDLPILMDYYMKKHASDMNQEDKTFSAAARQILLDYHYPGNVRELGNIIEYAVALSNSKCMEDTDLPQYVQEQKFVFRPDVLEDDHNSFRVPIGISMKEIEEKVITATLHYCKNHRQKTAQVLKISERSLRDKIKLISKNE, encoded by the coding sequence ATGAAGTTACATGTATTAGTGATCGATGATGAACTCGCTATTTGCAGCGCCTTAACCTTCGCATTGGAGGATTCGTATCAAGTCACGGCAACGACAGACCCGGATGAAGGTCTTCGAAAAATTGAAAATCATCCTTTTGATATCGTTCTGCTTGATTTGAGGATAGGCAATAAAAGCGGACTTGATATCCTTCAAAAAATCAAACAATTGGCTCCTAATCTGGCAGTCATCATGATGACGGCTTACTCATCCATCGATACTTCCATTGAGGCCATAAAAAAAGGGGCCTATTATTATATCGAAAAGCCCTTAAATATTGAAGAACTTTCGTTGCTTATGATTAGGGCCACTGAATTCACTCAGATGACGAATCAATTGGAGACACTTCATGAAGAATTGGATAAGCAGAGGGGATCAGGGAACTTTCTCGGTAACAGCAGGCCGATGCAGCGCATTTTTTCAATGATTGAAAGAGTGAAAGACATTGATTCCAGTGTCCTTATTACAGGAGAAAGCGGGACGGGCAAAGAGCTTGTAGCTCGAAACATCCATACGCTGGGAAGAAGGAAAAACAAGCCCATGCAAATTGTCAATTGTGCTGCAATACCCGAAATGCTGCTGGAATCTGAATTGTTCGGATACGAAAAGGGAGCTTTTTCAGGTGCCACCCACAGGAAGGATGGGAAGTTCGTTGCCGCTAATGGAGGCATTTTGTTTCTTGATGAGATTAGTGAAATGCCCCTTCCCCTCCAAGCCAAGCTATTAAGGGTATTACAGGAACGGGAAGTGACTCCGCTCGGATCCAATACGAAACGATCTTTGGACGTCCGAATAATTAGTGCAGCGAATAAAAATCTCGAACAAATGGTGATGGATGGGGAGTTTAGGGAGGATTTATTTTTCAGGCTCAATGTCATCCCCATTTCCGTGCCTCCGCTTAGAGAAAGGAAAGAAGATTTACCGATCCTGATGGATTATTATATGAAAAAACATGCTAGTGACATGAACCAGGAGGACAAGACATTTTCAGCCGCAGCACGGCAGATTTTGCTCGATTATCATTATCCCGGGAATGTCCGCGAGCTTGGTAACATTATAGAATATGCGGTAGCTCTATCAAATTCGAAATGCATGGAGGATACAGACCTGCCACAATATGTTCAAGAACAAAAGTTCGTCTTTCGGCCAGATGTGCTGGAGGATGATCATAACAGTTTTCGCGTTCCCATTGGCATATCCATGAAAGAAATAGAAGAAAAAGTCATAACCGCCACTTTGCACTACTGTAAGAATCATCGGCAAAAAACAGCGCAAGTCCTAAAAATATCAGAAAGAAGCCTGCGTGATAAAATTAAACTCATTTCAAAAAATGAATAA
- a CDS encoding IseA DL-endopeptidase inhibitor family protein: MNKISGLLLSIILLFTLSTGATAQTTSQNLSDTNALKIADNASKHFWNALHGYKTQSCTQKTFSYKGTEYSYLCQEFNTKDKLVTYLGETFTDNAIEKGLTNYNYMTHKGKLARPIGDGDGMLEWKKAKIKSVQQKQNVRTYNLTVPTVDGDSVKRTVTFTKSGSTWKVNQFDAVQ; the protein is encoded by the coding sequence ATGAATAAAATATCAGGTTTGCTATTATCCATCATTTTGTTATTCACATTGAGCACAGGGGCAACAGCTCAAACGACATCACAGAATCTATCTGACACAAATGCACTTAAAATAGCCGATAATGCGAGTAAACATTTTTGGAATGCGTTACATGGCTACAAAACTCAATCATGCACACAAAAAACATTCAGCTATAAAGGAACAGAGTACTCCTATCTTTGCCAGGAATTCAATACAAAAGATAAGCTGGTTACTTATTTAGGAGAAACATTTACTGATAATGCGATTGAAAAAGGGTTAACAAACTATAATTACATGACACATAAAGGTAAATTAGCCCGTCCAATCGGCGATGGCGATGGCATGCTAGAATGGAAAAAAGCCAAAATCAAATCTGTTCAACAAAAACAAAACGTAAGAACCTATAACTTAACCGTCCCTACCGTCGATGGCGATTCAGTCAAAAGAACGGTTACGTTCACCAAATCCGGATCCACTTGGAAAGTGAATCAATTCGATGCAGTCCAATAA
- a CDS encoding transporter substrate-binding domain-containing protein yields MHDYQRKEGFLIKKNLMAFLSLVCCASFGQIPWSSDVLAEQKTFIIAVETALPPFSFKNEANEMDGINIELMEEIAKNSGAVFEYVPMEIQEAEKALMNGEIDALVGSTYSIEKDNQLDFTQPYFTMSQSIIIPSNRKKDIHTLTDLRDAHVVLDHTTPVIGTFLNMRNTNLTTVSNQYSGVLTLLNGRADVFIGNKWTAEFYLKKLRKEKQYIILDEVIEPADYTIAVKQGNQTLLFMMDNALTELKANRQLNGIIDKWIMPQSDRKIARLEQFIFWLTMILTAGAIILFIIYIWNQKLKKSVHAKTRTLHLLNEDLKKQRQKLANSEAFKEQILNNIDAGIITYNHDFLITSCNEKASDILNISKEMILNISNHNEFLKMFDASYPKQGEKKGTGSLRIRALNGQHEQKVISYSMHKMFNTEKSHTGYLLSMNDETEKKTLEKRLITQEKLHALGQLVAGVAHEIRNPLTSIKTFIDLLPSKYDKPQFRQVLMEHLPNEVNRLNAIVTDLIEYARPRPPNITNCPAHELISLLAFHKVTMEKKKINFEQAIDENLIFYIDLQQIHQVILNLILNSIQAVEEKVEKIIKITINKENEKTGRISISDTGKGIKQEDQNHIFEPFYTNKDKGVGLGLTLSYRLIKENNGDIQVKSHPDCGTTFTILLPLSTTETMKEEDQYEVTCISDR; encoded by the coding sequence TTGCATGACTATCAAAGAAAGGAGGGCTTTTTAATCAAAAAGAACCTTATGGCATTTTTAAGTCTAGTTTGTTGTGCATCCTTTGGGCAAATACCGTGGTCTTCAGATGTTTTGGCTGAACAAAAAACCTTCATCATTGCGGTCGAAACTGCCCTCCCTCCATTTTCATTTAAAAATGAAGCCAATGAAATGGACGGCATCAATATTGAATTAATGGAGGAAATAGCAAAAAATAGCGGTGCTGTTTTCGAGTATGTTCCGATGGAGATACAAGAAGCGGAAAAAGCATTAATGAATGGTGAGATCGATGCCCTTGTCGGCAGTACCTATAGTATCGAAAAAGATAATCAACTTGATTTCACCCAGCCTTACTTTACCATGTCCCAATCGATCATCATCCCAAGCAATAGGAAAAAGGATATCCATACGCTGACGGATTTACGCGATGCCCACGTAGTCCTGGACCATACAACTCCAGTAATCGGCACTTTTCTCAATATGAGAAATACCAACTTAACGACTGTATCGAATCAATACTCCGGAGTGTTAACGTTATTGAATGGACGCGCAGATGTATTCATCGGAAACAAATGGACAGCGGAATTTTATTTGAAAAAACTCCGCAAGGAAAAACAGTACATCATTCTTGATGAGGTCATTGAACCTGCGGATTATACGATTGCTGTAAAGCAAGGAAATCAAACGCTACTATTCATGATGGACAATGCACTCACTGAACTTAAAGCCAATCGACAATTAAATGGGATCATCGATAAATGGATCATGCCGCAATCCGATCGAAAAATCGCTAGACTGGAGCAATTCATATTTTGGTTGACCATGATATTAACCGCAGGAGCCATCATTCTTTTCATTATTTACATATGGAATCAAAAGCTTAAAAAATCCGTTCATGCCAAGACACGAACATTGCATCTATTGAATGAGGATTTAAAGAAACAACGCCAAAAACTCGCGAATAGTGAAGCTTTCAAAGAACAAATATTAAACAATATCGATGCGGGCATCATTACCTACAATCATGATTTCCTCATTACAAGCTGCAATGAAAAGGCATCAGACATCCTGAACATTTCCAAGGAAATGATTCTGAATATTTCGAATCATAATGAGTTTTTGAAGATGTTCGATGCTTCCTATCCTAAACAAGGAGAAAAAAAGGGTACAGGGTCCCTTCGGATTCGAGCTTTAAATGGACAGCACGAGCAAAAGGTGATTTCCTATTCGATGCATAAAATGTTCAATACGGAAAAGTCACATACCGGGTACTTACTTTCCATGAATGATGAAACGGAGAAGAAAACATTGGAGAAAAGATTGATCACACAGGAAAAGCTGCACGCACTTGGTCAACTGGTTGCCGGGGTTGCTCATGAAATTAGAAACCCGTTAACCTCAATAAAAACATTCATAGACTTGCTTCCGAGCAAATACGATAAACCTCAATTCCGACAAGTTCTAATGGAGCATTTACCTAATGAGGTCAACCGCCTTAATGCGATAGTTACTGATTTAATTGAATATGCACGCCCACGGCCGCCGAATATAACGAATTGCCCTGCCCATGAACTTATATCATTACTTGCTTTCCATAAGGTGACAATGGAAAAAAAGAAAATAAATTTTGAACAGGCAATTGATGAGAACCTTATCTTTTATATAGATTTACAACAGATCCACCAAGTTATTCTTAATTTAATATTGAATTCAATTCAAGCTGTGGAAGAAAAAGTCGAAAAAATAATTAAAATTACAATTAATAAAGAAAATGAAAAAACGGGGCGGATCAGCATATCCGATACAGGGAAAGGAATCAAGCAGGAAGATCAGAATCATATTTTCGAACCATTTTATACAAATAAAGATAAAGGCGTCGGTTTGGGACTCACGTTATCGTATAGGCTCATTAAAGAAAACAACGGAGATATCCAGGTGAAAAGCCATCCCGATTGTGGAACGACATTCACCATCTTACTCCCATTATCTACGACCGAAACCATGAAGGAGGAAGATCAATATGAAGTTACATGTATTAGTGATCGATGA
- a CDS encoding ribonuclease H-like YkuK family protein, whose protein sequence is MRQSPIYNIPFQNIQEKNMSFEVVFNHIAEFMKLNPAGNFRLMIGTDSQVHKKHTVFITGIVIRQVGNGVWGCIRKVMIPRRMTQLHERISYELSLTEELVSMFTEERKNQLIEIVLPAVYQGATFTMEGHIDIGIGKRNKTSEFVKEMVARMESMGVEPKIKPNAFVASSYANRYTKNE, encoded by the coding sequence ATGAGACAATCTCCAATTTATAATATTCCGTTTCAAAATATCCAAGAAAAAAACATGTCCTTTGAAGTGGTCTTCAACCATATTGCGGAGTTTATGAAATTAAATCCAGCCGGTAACTTTCGTCTTATGATCGGCACTGATTCGCAGGTACATAAAAAACATACAGTATTCATCACTGGCATCGTAATTCGGCAGGTCGGAAATGGAGTTTGGGGCTGCATAAGGAAAGTGATGATTCCTAGAAGGATGACGCAATTACATGAACGAATTTCGTATGAATTGTCATTAACCGAGGAGCTCGTTTCCATGTTTACGGAAGAAAGAAAAAACCAGCTAATTGAAATTGTCCTTCCTGCCGTTTATCAAGGAGCCACCTTCACTATGGAGGGCCACATTGATATAGGAATAGGAAAACGGAACAAAACGAGTGAGTTCGTAAAAGAAATGGTCGCTAGGATGGAATCGATGGGAGTTGAACCGAAAATAAAACCTAATGCTTTCGTGGCTTCAAGCTATGCCAACCGATATACAAAGAACGAGTAA
- a CDS encoding DUF2533 family protein has product MSVHKAITLHAQKQNKEFTEFSFLDQKREDYIQEAIELCKAEKDFTTDSINMITIQINALANERFIPTRKMVTAEMVRTYVGKLA; this is encoded by the coding sequence ATGAGTGTACATAAGGCTATAACGTTACATGCCCAAAAGCAAAACAAGGAATTCACTGAATTTTCGTTTTTGGATCAAAAACGGGAAGACTATATTCAAGAAGCGATTGAATTATGTAAGGCTGAAAAGGATTTTACAACAGACTCCATCAATATGATCACCATCCAAATCAACGCTTTGGCAAATGAAAGATTTATACCTACTCGGAAAATGGTTACCGCCGAAATGGTCCGTACATATGTGGGGAAATTAGCATAG
- a CDS encoding sporulation protein, translating to MILRKSLLLLGIGSAQIDLILPKNTYKSGECINGYFLIKGGTLEQRIRRIECDLIMDTHSTGKEEILKTSTILSSRGINSGESNEIPFNFCLPMLKEPYKREVSYRLKTRLILDKGIIGKDDDWILIDSE from the coding sequence TTGATACTGAGAAAATCTTTGTTACTTTTAGGAATAGGATCTGCACAGATCGACTTAATCCTTCCGAAAAATACGTATAAATCTGGAGAATGCATAAATGGCTATTTCTTGATTAAGGGTGGTACCCTTGAGCAAAGAATAAGAAGGATAGAATGTGATCTCATCATGGATACTCATTCTACGGGAAAGGAAGAAATCTTGAAGACGAGCACCATTTTATCTTCCAGAGGAATAAATTCTGGGGAAAGTAATGAAATTCCTTTTAACTTTTGTCTGCCAATGCTAAAGGAGCCTTATAAACGCGAGGTTTCCTATCGGTTGAAAACGAGGCTTATTCTTGATAAAGGAATAATTGGCAAGGATGATGATTGGATTTTAATCGATTCTGAATAA
- a CDS encoding OsmC family protein, whose translation MKTNIKWTGDLAFSGTTPSGHEVKMDAAEDVGGQNSGARPTELLLQSLAGCTGIDIVMILKKMRLEPLSFQMEIDGTRAEENPKRFTHYHIHYLLEGELPEDKVVRAIRLSKDTYCSVYHSLNASMAVSYSINGAKGQQKV comes from the coding sequence ATGAAGACAAACATTAAATGGACAGGGGATTTGGCCTTTTCCGGAACCACCCCGTCAGGTCATGAAGTAAAGATGGATGCTGCAGAGGATGTAGGGGGACAAAATAGCGGAGCGAGACCGACCGAGTTACTTTTACAATCCTTGGCAGGCTGTACAGGGATTGATATAGTCATGATCTTGAAAAAAATGCGTTTGGAGCCGCTTTCTTTCCAAATGGAAATTGACGGGACACGGGCCGAGGAAAATCCTAAACGCTTTACGCATTATCATATCCATTATTTACTGGAAGGGGAGCTTCCGGAGGATAAAGTGGTTCGCGCCATCCGTTTATCGAAGGATACGTACTGTTCCGTATATCACTCCTTGAATGCAAGCATGGCAGTGAGCTACTCCATCAACGGGGCCAAGGGGCAACAGAAAGTATAG
- a CDS encoding family 14 glycosylhydrolase — MVFLGKLSTGVFKFMFYFVPLSSDSAGIAEVKPDYRLYVMAPLGQITDWDAFRAELELLKENGVYAITTDIWWGLVESEKDNQFDWSYYQKYSEAVEASGLKWVPILSTHQCGENVGDVCSYPIPSWLWKEDSAENMAFKSESGDWNKEVLAPWWEGTSIQYEELYRSFAKNFSDKRNLIAKIYLSAGPAGELRYPSYQKTNGWKYPGRGELQAYTDGAKSDFRLSMKEKYASITKLNVAWGKRYTNWDEIQPPNNGDEFFKVGGAIDTAFGIDFMKWYQGTLEKHLASISRLAHKHFDRVFKVPIGAKISGVHWKMNDPFMPHSAEYSAGYYNYSQLLDQFKKSKLALTFTCLEMGDSAAQTAPQYSSPKTLVAQIATLATKKGLSLNGENALAINDVGSYDNIAEMVFNYGFDGFTFLRMSYLFDDKGNPTAELRLLADKLQSKSIPVTFTVDNVPATRGVYLIGDRGEIGRWNPVDYEYKLTQSEKGNWSGTFRLAANQSYQFKFIMKDENGKITWQQGENKNLTTPMAGKGAYTSSW, encoded by the coding sequence ATGGTTTTTTTGGGAAAATTATCGACTGGCGTTTTCAAATTCATGTTTTATTTTGTTCCTTTATCAAGTGATTCAGCTGGAATTGCAGAAGTCAAACCAGATTACAGGCTCTATGTCATGGCGCCATTGGGTCAAATAACAGACTGGGACGCCTTTAGAGCGGAGTTGGAGCTACTGAAGGAAAATGGTGTATACGCCATAACGACAGATATATGGTGGGGGCTGGTCGAGAGTGAAAAAGATAATCAGTTTGATTGGTCTTATTATCAAAAGTACAGTGAGGCAGTGGAGGCATCCGGTTTAAAATGGGTCCCCATTTTGTCCACACATCAATGTGGCGAAAATGTAGGAGATGTTTGCAGCTATCCCATTCCTAGCTGGCTCTGGAAGGAAGACTCTGCCGAAAACATGGCATTCAAGAGCGAAAGCGGGGACTGGAATAAAGAAGTACTCGCCCCTTGGTGGGAAGGTACCTCAATTCAATATGAGGAATTGTACAGGTCCTTTGCAAAGAATTTCTCAGATAAAAGAAATTTGATTGCAAAAATATACTTAAGTGCAGGACCGGCAGGGGAATTAAGATATCCTTCCTATCAGAAAACGAATGGTTGGAAATATCCGGGAAGGGGGGAACTTCAAGCTTATACAGATGGTGCGAAATCGGATTTCAGGCTTTCAATGAAAGAAAAATATGCATCGATAACCAAACTTAATGTCGCTTGGGGAAAAAGGTATACGAACTGGGATGAGATTCAGCCGCCAAATAACGGAGATGAATTTTTCAAGGTAGGCGGTGCAATTGACACTGCATTTGGAATAGACTTTATGAAATGGTATCAGGGAACACTGGAAAAACATCTTGCAAGTATCTCAAGATTGGCCCATAAGCATTTTGATCGTGTCTTCAAAGTTCCCATTGGAGCTAAAATCTCAGGAGTCCATTGGAAAATGAATGATCCGTTCATGCCACATTCGGCCGAGTATAGTGCTGGGTACTATAACTACTCCCAACTTCTTGATCAATTCAAGAAATCCAAATTGGCCCTCACCTTCACATGCTTGGAAATGGGGGACTCCGCCGCTCAAACGGCGCCCCAGTATAGCTCACCTAAAACATTGGTTGCGCAAATTGCTACATTGGCTACAAAAAAGGGTCTATCGCTTAACGGTGAAAACGCCTTAGCCATCAACGATGTAGGTAGCTATGATAATATAGCGGAAATGGTTTTCAACTATGGTTTTGATGGTTTCACCTTCTTAAGAATGTCCTATTTATTCGATGATAAAGGAAATCCAACAGCAGAGTTACGATTGTTGGCGGATAAATTGCAAAGCAAATCGATTCCGGTTACATTCACCGTTGATAATGTCCCAGCGACACGGGGGGTATACTTAATTGGAGATAGAGGGGAAATCGGAAGGTGGAATCCAGTCGATTATGAATATAAACTGACTCAAAGTGAAAAAGGCAATTGGAGCGGAACCTTCCGTTTAGCTGCCAATCAATCTTATCAATTCAAGTTCATCATGAAAGATGAAAATGGCAAGATTACATGGCAGCAAGGTGAGAATAAAAATCTAACCACCCCAATGGCTGGCAAAGGTGCGTATACATCTTCCTGGTAG
- a CDS encoding mechanosensitive ion channel family protein — protein sequence MNIFDITERAFKYLEEFLLMRLFILALLLMVVYYVLNKMVEWFFKRSSFFEEEVEKTIQGVTRSSLRYGISALFLIYVIGQFIDLKGILAGAGIVGVVIGFAAQQMLKDILLGFVRLSDNEFRVGNFVAFNGTSSGTVEEIGIRFMQIREWSGKLLTIPHSEIRTIQNFNKGRMRIIERITVSYQEQPDKVKRLLEVICLTCNEKFGESLLRFEDGTPEEDFRYIGITDLNPGFKYVGYELCIVGLVKPDDYFETSRNVRFEMMSALHEHRILMPSSHLLVQADPNHERLIEN from the coding sequence TTGAATATTTTTGATATTACGGAGCGTGCTTTTAAATATTTGGAAGAATTCCTATTAATGAGGCTATTCATTTTAGCACTGCTGCTAATGGTAGTTTATTACGTTTTGAATAAGATGGTAGAATGGTTCTTCAAAAGGTCAAGTTTTTTCGAGGAAGAAGTGGAAAAAACGATACAAGGTGTTACACGTTCTTCTCTTAGGTACGGAATTTCCGCACTTTTCCTCATTTATGTGATCGGACAGTTCATAGACTTAAAAGGGATACTAGCTGGAGCCGGTATTGTAGGGGTCGTGATTGGATTTGCCGCTCAACAAATGCTCAAGGATATTTTGTTGGGGTTTGTAAGGCTGTCAGATAATGAATTCCGCGTCGGGAATTTCGTGGCATTCAATGGGACGAGTTCCGGAACAGTCGAGGAAATCGGCATTCGGTTCATGCAGATAAGGGAATGGTCTGGAAAACTGCTGACCATTCCACACAGCGAGATTAGGACGATTCAAAATTTTAATAAAGGGAGAATGCGGATCATTGAGCGAATCACGGTAAGTTATCAGGAACAACCAGACAAGGTGAAACGGTTGCTTGAAGTTATTTGCCTTACCTGTAATGAGAAATTTGGTGAAAGCCTGTTAAGGTTCGAGGACGGCACACCTGAAGAAGATTTTCGATATATCGGCATTACCGATTTAAATCCGGGTTTCAAATATGTGGGCTATGAGCTATGTATAGTGGGACTTGTGAAGCCTGACGATTACTTTGAAACGTCAAGAAATGTAAGGTTTGAAATGATGTCTGCGTTACATGAGCATCGTATCTTAATGCCATCTTCTCATTTGCTCGTCCAGGCAGACCCTAATCATGAACGCTTGATTGAAAATTAA
- a CDS encoding MFS transporter: MGKNTLAPLSKKESNIFMNPVFRAIIFSGLFLQIGIWVRNFAVLLFVMEQTNGDAFAISMISVAEFAPIFIFSFIGGTFADRWSPKKTMVWCDILSALSVFAVLIALIFGTWKVVFFATLISAILSQFSQPSGMKLFKMHLPESQIQTGMSVYQTVFAVFMVLGPILGTFAFQSFGINISIAITGVAFLLSAVALTFLPKDRKLDEEAGKTTLWQEMKSGVSYVLHKKELSLLGLCFLGAGLGLGFIQPLSIFLVTERLGLPKENLQWLFMMNGVGMILGGAGVMIFAKKVAPQRLLALGMLINAIGLAVLGLSTNLWLTLTAEFFNGLMLPCIQIGINTLILQRTEGAFIGRVNGILTPLFTGSMVLTMSVAGMLKEQFSLIAMFEIAAFFFILGMVFILPLYNQKAETKSLDIQ, from the coding sequence TTGGGAAAAAATACATTGGCACCTTTAAGTAAAAAAGAATCCAACATATTTATGAACCCTGTTTTTCGTGCTATCATCTTTTCCGGATTATTTTTACAAATAGGGATATGGGTCCGGAATTTTGCCGTTTTGCTGTTTGTCATGGAACAGACCAACGGAGATGCCTTTGCGATTTCCATGATTTCCGTGGCGGAATTTGCCCCGATTTTTATTTTTTCATTTATTGGCGGAACGTTCGCAGATCGCTGGAGCCCTAAAAAAACGATGGTTTGGTGCGATATTTTAAGTGCATTATCCGTATTCGCCGTGCTTATCGCCCTTATCTTCGGAACTTGGAAGGTAGTGTTTTTTGCGACATTGATTTCGGCGATCCTTTCCCAATTTTCCCAGCCATCGGGCATGAAGTTATTTAAGATGCATTTGCCCGAGAGTCAAATTCAAACAGGAATGTCTGTGTATCAAACCGTATTTGCGGTATTCATGGTGTTAGGACCGATACTCGGTACATTTGCTTTCCAATCGTTTGGAATCAACATCTCGATAGCCATTACGGGTGTAGCGTTTTTACTTTCGGCAGTCGCCCTCACATTCCTTCCGAAGGATCGGAAATTGGATGAAGAAGCCGGTAAAACGACATTATGGCAGGAAATGAAAAGTGGAGTGAGCTATGTACTTCATAAAAAAGAACTGAGTTTGCTTGGATTATGTTTTCTTGGAGCAGGACTCGGTCTTGGCTTCATTCAGCCTTTATCCATCTTCCTTGTTACCGAACGTTTAGGGCTGCCTAAGGAAAATCTCCAATGGTTATTCATGATGAATGGTGTAGGCATGATCTTAGGCGGAGCAGGTGTGATGATCTTTGCCAAAAAGGTGGCACCACAACGGTTATTAGCCCTAGGAATGCTCATAAATGCCATTGGATTGGCAGTACTCGGGCTGTCGACGAATCTTTGGCTCACACTTACAGCCGAGTTCTTTAATGGTCTTATGCTGCCTTGTATCCAAATTGGAATCAATACCCTGATATTGCAACGGACGGAAGGTGCGTTCATTGGAAGGGTCAATGGAATATTAACGCCACTATTCACTGGCTCGATGGTATTGACCATGAGTGTTGCAGGCATGTTGAAAGAGCAATTTTCACTCATTGCCATGTTTGAAATCGCCGCTTTCTTTTTTATTCTTGGGATGGTTTTCATTTTACCTTTATACAACCAGAAGGCTGAAACGAAATCCCTGGACATCCAGTAG